From Nostoc flagelliforme CCNUN1, a single genomic window includes:
- a CDS encoding shikimate kinase — translation MSTNHDLSIKLPILLIGPQRAGKSTIGKLLSEQLNLPFVHLEKISENYWQEIGCDKTLVEQAWEDGQSDWVYRYMMPFDVHALKRAVVEYCNYIIELAAPQSVYDDAELFQQVSSVFQSCGHVILLLPSEDVEESLQILQQRTRAMINGMEINEYFVKHHSNYDLAKYIIYTKDKTPQQTSEEILATIKPNASDIILIGPVRAGKSTIGRILAKKLQLPQISMDILRWNYYQARGWDKQQQQNIAENEGFAGVYRYWKQFEAYAVERLLQEHQNCVIDFGAGHSIYEDDADFHHVSELLADYANVVLLMPSPDPDESVMILNQRLTLTINGMEENRFFLTHQSNYQLATLVIYTHLKTPSQIKDEILQYLELTNS, via the coding sequence ATGTCAACTAATCACGACTTATCAATCAAGCTACCAATACTTTTAATTGGGCCTCAGCGTGCAGGTAAAAGTACTATCGGAAAGTTGCTAAGTGAGCAGCTAAATTTACCGTTTGTCCACTTAGAGAAAATCTCAGAGAATTACTGGCAGGAGATAGGCTGCGACAAAACATTAGTTGAGCAAGCTTGGGAAGATGGTCAAAGCGATTGGGTTTATCGCTACATGATGCCATTTGATGTTCATGCACTCAAGCGCGCTGTAGTTGAATATTGCAACTATATAATCGAGCTTGCTGCACCCCAATCAGTTTACGATGATGCCGAACTGTTCCAACAAGTTAGTTCTGTTTTCCAGTCTTGTGGTCATGTGATTTTGCTCTTGCCATCCGAAGACGTGGAAGAATCGCTACAAATACTGCAACAGCGTACTCGTGCAATGATTAACGGCATGGAAATCAACGAGTATTTTGTCAAGCATCACTCTAACTACGATTTAGCAAAGTATATTATCTACACTAAAGATAAAACGCCACAGCAAACTAGTGAAGAAATTCTGGCTACAATCAAGCCAAATGCCTCCGACATTATTCTCATTGGGCCAGTACGGGCAGGCAAAAGTACCATTGGCAGAATTTTAGCTAAAAAACTGCAACTGCCACAGATATCTATGGATATCTTACGCTGGAACTATTATCAAGCTCGAGGGTGGGATAAACAACAGCAACAGAACATTGCAGAAAATGAAGGGTTTGCCGGAGTTTATCGTTACTGGAAACAATTTGAGGCTTATGCGGTAGAACGCCTTCTCCAGGAACATCAAAACTGCGTCATTGATTTTGGGGCTGGACATTCAATTTATGAAGATGATGCCGACTTTCACCATGTTAGTGAACTGCTGGCTGATTATGCCAATGTAGTATTGTTGATGCCGTCACCTGATCCGGATGAATCAGTTATGATTCTCAACCAACGTCTCACACTCACGATCAATGGAATGGAAGAAAACCGATTTTTTCTCACCCACCAAAGCAACTATCAACTAGCAACCCTGGTCATATATACACATCTGAAAACTCCTTCTCAAATTAAAGACGAGATTTTGCAATACTTAGAATTAACAAACTCATAA
- a CDS encoding S-layer family protein: MSERTADREQATININSKILTMSRNSNIRTNARGENVIGGNINIDTDFLIGFKNSDISANSTNFRGGNVRINAQGIFGTQFRDVPSDSTSDITATGASPEFSGSVELNTPGVDPNSGLVELPTIRKETEVAQVCDSPGYAQSSFIITGRGGLPPNPTKDILPPNAVEVDWVSLKPNSDANSWGRYADGGLRRSSNPPVTNRALTTTPERIVEASGWALNEKGEVVLTASVPAGGRGSWHKDVPCSVSQAHQ, from the coding sequence ATGAGCGAACGTACAGCAGATAGGGAACAAGCAACAATTAATATTAACTCAAAAATTTTGACAATGAGCCGCAATAGCAACATCAGAACCAATGCCAGGGGGGAAAATGTTATCGGCGGCAACATCAATATTGATACAGATTTCCTGATTGGTTTTAAAAATAGCGACATCAGCGCCAATTCGACAAACTTTCGTGGCGGAAACGTGCGAATTAATGCCCAAGGTATCTTTGGTACACAGTTTCGAGATGTGCCATCTGATAGCACAAGTGACATTACTGCTACTGGAGCAAGCCCTGAGTTCAGTGGTTCTGTAGAACTCAACACACCTGGCGTTGACCCCAACAGTGGCTTAGTTGAGTTGCCCACAATACGCAAAGAAACTGAAGTAGCTCAAGTCTGCGATAGCCCAGGTTATGCTCAAAGCAGCTTTATCATTACCGGACGCGGCGGTTTACCTCCCAATCCCACTAAGGATATTCTACCTCCCAATGCAGTAGAAGTAGATTGGGTGTCGCTCAAACCAAATAGCGATGCCAACTCTTGGGGACGCTACGCGGACGGCGGGCTACGCCGGAGCAGCAATCCACCTGTTACTAATAGGGCATTAACAACAACGCCAGAACGTATTGTAGAAGCAAGTGGATGGGCACTAAACGAAAAGGGAGAGGTAGTACTTACAGCAAGTGTACCTGCTGGGGGTCGTGGTTCCTGGCACAAAGATGTACCTTGCAGTGTTTCTCAGGCTCATCAGTAA
- a CDS encoding right-handed parallel beta-helix repeat-containing protein, whose protein sequence is MANKRYYVSGTGSDDNDGLNQGEAFRTLKKAADLVNAGDTVYVMNGTYTNIQAGSDILSISDKHGTANAPITFTAYSGHTPVLKARINNWNAISIRGSSYVVIEGLTLVGARDEITLQYALQEKDITNNPATSGNGIDITFTNGQKIRSHHITISNNNVSKFPGGGIGTTEVDYITVENNIVSGNAWYSPHGNQGITMFYLWNSDNNVTDYKVIIKGNTCFDNKQLVPWIEKGEITEGHGIMLDTASVGNVAYQGKALISNNVVYNNGGAGIQIFKGENPVDIVNNTTYQNSQILPVGEIFLNKVKNVRVVNNIMYAKSGQSTSSIANSSNCLFDNNLAYNGVFNGTGTGNVLNLDPLFVNAANHDFRLLPGSPAIDIGSNVFNSITQNTPLDGNGDGKVLIDAGAYEAQRKPI, encoded by the coding sequence ATGGCTAACAAAAGATACTACGTTTCTGGAACAGGCAGTGATGATAATGATGGCTTGAACCAAGGAGAGGCATTTCGTACCCTCAAAAAAGCTGCGGACTTGGTGAACGCAGGTGATACCGTCTACGTCATGAATGGTACTTACACAAACATTCAGGCTGGTAGTGATATCCTAAGTATTTCAGATAAGCATGGTACCGCTAATGCGCCGATCACATTTACTGCTTATTCTGGACACACACCTGTCTTAAAAGCTCGCATTAACAATTGGAATGCTATCTCAATTAGAGGCTCTTCTTATGTAGTCATTGAAGGGCTGACGTTGGTGGGAGCACGAGATGAAATTACATTACAATATGCGCTCCAGGAGAAAGATATTACAAATAACCCAGCAACATCTGGGAATGGTATTGACATTACATTCACTAACGGTCAAAAGATCCGTTCACATCACATCACAATTAGCAATAACAACGTTTCTAAGTTTCCAGGAGGCGGGATTGGAACAACAGAAGTAGACTACATTACAGTAGAAAACAATATCGTTTCTGGAAATGCTTGGTACTCACCTCATGGAAACCAAGGGATTACAATGTTTTACCTTTGGAATTCTGATAATAACGTAACAGATTACAAAGTAATTATTAAAGGTAACACCTGTTTTGATAATAAACAATTAGTTCCTTGGATTGAAAAAGGAGAAATAACAGAGGGTCATGGGATAATGCTTGACACTGCTTCTGTTGGAAATGTTGCATACCAGGGCAAAGCCTTAATCAGTAATAACGTAGTTTACAACAATGGTGGCGCAGGTATTCAGATTTTCAAAGGAGAAAACCCTGTAGACATTGTGAATAATACAACTTACCAAAATTCTCAAATACTCCCAGTCGGAGAAATTTTCCTTAACAAGGTTAAAAATGTCCGGGTTGTTAACAATATTATGTATGCAAAGTCTGGACAGTCTACCAGTTCTATTGCTAATTCTAGTAATTGTTTATTTGATAACAACCTTGCTTACAACGGAGTTTTTAACGGTACAGGTACAGGAAATGTATTAAACCTTGACCCGTTGTTTGTTAATGCAGCGAATCATGACTTTAGGCTACTACCTGGAAGTCCTGCCATCGATATTGGTTCCAATGTCTTCAATAGCATCACTCAAAATACTCCGTTAGATGGCAATGGTGACGGCAAGGTATTGATTGATGCTGGTGCATACGAAGCCCAGCGGAAACCCATCTAA
- a CDS encoding calcium-binding protein produces MALINGSDFNDNNTINGTPSILRPALNGTDDNDVLNGGAGNDILNGNRGNDSLDGGAGSDILNGGSGRDTLIGGAGGGDDTFVFSQGDDRIDGKDGFDTVIYRGTPQRIILSGVGSVRKPAGLGLDTLLSVENIIANAGVANNTIDASQSVAGVSITVSLETRNLVVNNVPNLGTLPFTVVAFDDVIGTNANDSIFGDEQNNQLSGGNGNDTIKGGNGTDRLTGGAGNDIFDFDLVLESQPGASSRDVITDFVGNGNSASLGDRIDLSTIDANPSSEGNQAFTFIGTAAFSAVGQVSYVAGILAANTNSNLSADFEIQLTGAPTLFVAAGNPTSDIIL; encoded by the coding sequence ATGGCACTTATTAACGGTAGTGATTTTAACGACAACAATACCATCAACGGTACGCCATCTATCCTTCGCCCTGCCCTAAATGGGACTGATGACAATGATGTTCTTAATGGGGGTGCTGGTAACGATATCCTGAACGGCAATAGGGGTAACGATAGCCTTGATGGGGGTGCTGGTAGCGATATTCTCAATGGGGGTTCTGGCAGGGATACCCTGATTGGGGGTGCTGGTGGCGGCGATGATACCTTCGTTTTCAGTCAGGGTGACGATAGAATTGATGGCAAAGACGGCTTTGATACCGTAATTTATAGAGGTACACCTCAAAGGATTATCTTGTCAGGTGTTGGAAGTGTTAGAAAACCTGCGGGATTGGGGCTAGACACGCTCTTGAGCGTAGAAAACATTATTGCTAATGCGGGTGTTGCCAACAATACCATAGATGCATCCCAATCTGTGGCTGGGGTATCTATCACTGTTAGCTTGGAAACCCGAAATTTGGTTGTCAATAATGTTCCTAATTTGGGAACATTGCCATTTACAGTAGTCGCCTTTGATGATGTCATCGGCACAAATGCAAATGACAGTATTTTTGGCGACGAACAAAATAACCAATTATCGGGTGGAAATGGCAACGATACCATTAAAGGTGGTAATGGAACTGATCGCCTTACTGGAGGAGCAGGTAACGATATTTTTGATTTTGACTTGGTTCTTGAGAGTCAACCTGGTGCATCATCAAGGGATGTTATCACTGACTTTGTTGGAAACGGAAACAGTGCCTCGCTAGGTGACCGAATCGATTTATCTACTATTGATGCCAACCCCTCTTCAGAAGGGAACCAAGCTTTCACTTTCATTGGTACTGCCGCATTCTCCGCAGTTGGTCAAGTTAGCTATGTAGCAGGTATTCTTGCAGCTAACACCAATTCCAATTTGAGCGCTGACTTTGAGATTCAGCTTACAGGAGCGCCAACACTATTTGTGGCAGCAGGAAATCCCACAAGCGACATTATTCTTTAA
- a CDS encoding transposase has protein sequence MRPPYWNPPIELSEAEQVIISGIKKAKLFIFLRHNRHHLFNEEFQTTLATMFKDSTVGQCPVPPALLALALILQAYTGVSDDEVIEALVMDRRWQLVLDCHDCQKPPFSKGTLVNFRQAMIEFEVDQKLIERTVEIAKQQGGFGSSNLKAALDSSPLWGAAKVEDTYNLLGHASRSQRFDGYKRHVLKDLEIGVVRSVGLTSANIPEAQVTEAMDADLKAQNVKLVELHIDRAYLPSHWVKQRSEDLTIFCKAWPVRNGDRFTKTDFVLDWERSLISCPNNVTIPFEQGKTVHFPASECHVCPISERCTTSAKGRSVSIHPDEAFMQELRQRQDTELGRAKLRERSRVEHTLAHLGQWQGDRARYLGARKNLFDLRRVAVIHNLHVIARMPAPAFSQQVS, from the coding sequence ATGCGTCCTCCCTACTGGAACCCTCCCATAGAATTGTCAGAGGCAGAACAAGTTATCATTTCTGGCATTAAGAAAGCCAAACTATTTATATTTCTACGCCACAATCGTCACCACCTTTTTAATGAGGAGTTTCAAACAACTCTGGCAACTATGTTCAAGGACAGTACAGTGGGTCAGTGTCCAGTTCCTCCAGCACTGCTAGCACTGGCATTAATTTTACAAGCATACACCGGAGTTTCAGATGATGAAGTGATTGAGGCATTGGTCATGGATAGACGTTGGCAGTTGGTACTCGACTGTCACGATTGCCAGAAACCTCCCTTCAGTAAAGGGACTTTGGTAAATTTTAGACAAGCGATGATCGAATTTGAAGTAGACCAAAAATTAATTGAGCGCACAGTAGAAATCGCAAAGCAGCAAGGTGGGTTTGGTTCAAGTAACTTAAAGGCAGCACTCGACTCCTCACCTTTATGGGGAGCGGCAAAAGTAGAAGATACATATAATCTCTTAGGTCATGCCAGCCGCTCACAACGGTTTGATGGCTATAAACGTCATGTACTCAAGGATTTGGAGATTGGGGTAGTACGCTCTGTTGGTTTGACAAGTGCTAACATTCCAGAAGCTCAAGTTACCGAGGCGATGGATGCAGATTTGAAAGCTCAGAATGTGAAGCTAGTAGAACTGCATATTGACCGCGCCTACTTACCGAGTCATTGGGTAAAACAACGTTCCGAGGACTTAACTATTTTCTGTAAAGCTTGGCCTGTACGTAATGGCGATCGCTTCACCAAGACAGATTTTGTACTTGACTGGGAACGCAGTCTAATTAGCTGTCCAAATAATGTAACTATTCCATTTGAGCAAGGAAAAACCGTTCACTTTCCTGCATCTGAATGTCATGTTTGTCCTATATCCGAACGTTGTACTACTTCTGCTAAAGGTCGAAGTGTTTCAATTCATCCCGATGAAGCTTTCATGCAGGAGTTACGTCAGCGTCAGGACACTGAACTTGGAAGAGCTAAACTCCGAGAACGTTCTCGAGTGGAGCATACCTTGGCTCATTTGGGTCAATGGCAAGGTGACCGTGCTCGTTATCTTGGCGCTCGTAAAAACTTATTTGACTTGCGCCGTGTCGCAGTTATACATAATCTCCATGTAATTGCACGTATGCCTGCTCCAGCTTTTTCCCAACAAGTTTCTTAA